The genomic window GGCTCATCGCCGACCATGTGCCGGCCGGGTCGAAAGTCCTCGCGGTCGGCGGCGAGGGCCTTTTCGCGGCGCTGCGCGAACGCGGCCTCCAGCCGGTGGAGTCCGCCGACGACGCGCCCGCGGCGGCCGTGCAGGGCTACGGACCCGAGCTGCGGTGGTCGCAGCTCGCGGAGGTGACCTTCGCGGTGAACGCCGGGGTGCCGTGGTTCGCCTCCAACACCGACCGCACGATCCCGACGGCCCGCGGCATCGCGCCGGGGAACGGTGCGGCGGTCGAGGTGGTACGGATCGCCACCGGCGCCACGCCGCGGGTGGCGGGCAAGCCGCTGCCGCCGATGCACCGGGAGACGGTGCTCAGGACGGGGGCTCAGCGCCCCCTGGTCGTGGGGGACCGGCTCGACACGGACATCGAGGGCGCGCACGAAGGCGGGGTCGACTCGCTGCTCGTCCTGACCGGGGTCACGACGGCGTCCCAGCTGCTCGCGGCCGAGCCGCAGCACCGGCCGACCTACGTCGCCGCCGACCTGCGGGGGCTGCTCACCCCCCACCCGGCCGTCACCTGGGAGGACTCCCGCGCCCGCTGCGGCGGTTGGACCTGCGGCCCGGCGGGCGACGAGCTCGACCTCGCCGGCTCCGGCGACCCCCTCGACGGCCTCCGCGCCCTCTGCGCCGCAGCCTGGTCCCACCCCGACCTCGACCCCACCACCCCCCTCTCCCACCTCAACCTCTAACCAACCCCGCCCGCACGCCGCACCTGCGCCGCGCGGCCGCTCCCCTGGGGGGGGTGCCCTCTTCGGCAGAGGGCCCGGGGCGGGGGGAACTGCGCGCCAAGCCACGACCCACCGCAACGGGGACGCCCACCGCAAGGGGCAACTCCTCAGGGGCGTGGGGAACTGCGCGCCAAGCCACGACGCACCGGAACAGGAACGCCCACCGCAGGGGCGCAACCCGGGCGGCCGGGGGAAGGATCAGGTCACCGGGAGAAGCGCGTCCTCGGACGCACCCCGGCGCCAGTAGCCGGCGAAGGTGACGGCACCCGGGGCGAACGCGCGGGCACCGACCAGGTGCCGCCGCACCTCGCGGACGACACCGGCCTCCCCGGCCACCCACGCGTACGGCGCCCCCGCCGGGAACAGCGCGGCGGCGACAGCCGCGGGCAAGGCCCCGGGCCGGGTCAGCCAGCTGACCTCGGCCTGGCACTTCGTGGGGAGCTCGATGCGGTCCTCGGGGGAGCCGACCGAGATCCACGCCTTGACCACCGTGCCGGCCGGCAGCCACTCCAGGATGGCGGCGACGGCGGGCACCGCCGTCTCGTCGGCGCACAGCAGAACCCAGTCCGTGCCGGCCGGCGGCCGGAAGTCGACTCCGCCGTTGTCGGGCACGACGGGTGCCAGGAGGGTGAGCCGGTCGCCAGGCACGGCCCGGTTCGCCCACCGGGAGGCGGGCCCGAGGTCGCCGTGCAGGGCGAAGTCGATGTCGAGCTCGGCGGGTTCGCGGCCGCGTTCCCGCCGCACGTCCCGGATCGTGTACGTGCGCATGATGCCGCGCACCTCGGGATCGAGGGCCCGCCAGCCCGCGTACCAGTCGGCGTCAAGCACCTCGGGCAGTACCGGCTCGTCCTGCCCTTCCTGCGGCAGGAAGAGCTTGAGCCGCTGGTCCCGGCCGCCGCTGGCGACCGCGTCGAGGCCGGGGCCGCCGAGCACGACCCGCAGCAGCCCGGCGGACAGCCGGTGCGTGCGCAGCACGGTGGCCCGGAAGAAGTCGTAGGTGGGCGTGGACATGGCCTCAGCTCACCTTCTTC from Streptomyces sp. NBC_01198 includes these protein-coding regions:
- a CDS encoding HAD-IIA family hydrolase, which translates into the protein MTHRTSPSGSEKPLDTAYDTALLDLDGVVYAGGDAIAHAADSLAAARSDGMRLAYVTNNAARTPQTVAEHLSRLGVPAGAEDVITSAQAVARLIADHVPAGSKVLAVGGEGLFAALRERGLQPVESADDAPAAAVQGYGPELRWSQLAEVTFAVNAGVPWFASNTDRTIPTARGIAPGNGAAVEVVRIATGATPRVAGKPLPPMHRETVLRTGAQRPLVVGDRLDTDIEGAHEGGVDSLLVLTGVTTASQLLAAEPQHRPTYVAADLRGLLTPHPAVTWEDSRARCGGWTCGPAGDELDLAGSGDPLDGLRALCAAAWSHPDLDPTTPLSHLNL
- a CDS encoding siderophore-interacting protein, with protein sequence MSTPTYDFFRATVLRTHRLSAGLLRVVLGGPGLDAVASGGRDQRLKLFLPQEGQDEPVLPEVLDADWYAGWRALDPEVRGIMRTYTIRDVRRERGREPAELDIDFALHGDLGPASRWANRAVPGDRLTLLAPVVPDNGGVDFRPPAGTDWVLLCADETAVPAVAAILEWLPAGTVVKAWISVGSPEDRIELPTKCQAEVSWLTRPGALPAAVAAALFPAGAPYAWVAGEAGVVREVRRHLVGARAFAPGAVTFAGYWRRGASEDALLPVT